A DNA window from Pogona vitticeps strain Pit_001003342236 chromosome 2, PviZW2.1, whole genome shotgun sequence contains the following coding sequences:
- the GNPDA1 gene encoding glucosamine-6-phosphate deaminase 1 isoform X1 — protein sequence MKLIILEHYAQASEWAAKYIRNRIVQFNPGPDRYFTLGLPTGSTPLGCYRKLIEYCKNGDLSFKYVKTFNMDEYVGLPRDHPESYHSFMWKNFFQHIDISPENTHILDGNAADLQAECDAFERKIKAAGGIELFVGGIGPDGHIAFNEPGSSLASRTRVKTLAMDTILANARFFDDDLSKVPTMALTVGVGTVMDAREVMILITGAHKALALHKAIEEGVNHMWTVSAFQQHPRTLFVCDDDATLELKMKTVKYFQGLMLVHNKLVDPLYSMKETGAETNHTEKPYSD from the exons ATGAAACTCATCATTCTAGAGCATTATGCGCAGGCTAGTGAGTGGGCAGCAAAGTACATTAGAAATCGAATCGTCCAGTTTAATCCGGGTCCAGACAGGTATTTTACCCTTGGGCTTCCCACTG GAAGTACTCCACTAGGGTGTTACAGAAAACTAATAGAATATTGCAAGAATGGGGATCTCtctttcaaatatgtgaaaacCTTCAATATGGATGAATATGTGG GCCTTCCGAGGGATCACCCAGAAAGCTACCATTCCTTTATGTGGAAAAACTTCTTCCAGCACATTGACATCTCTCCCGAAAACACGCATATTCTCGATGGGAATGCAGCTGACCTGCAGGCAGAGTGTGATGCTTTTGAGAGAAAAATCAAGGCCGCCGGAGGAATAGAGCTCTTTGTTGGAG GTATTGGTCCAGATGGTCACATTGCTTTCAATGAGCCAGGGTCAAGCCTTGCATCCAGAACACGAGTGAAGACCTTGGCTATGGACACGATATTGGCTAATGCCAGATTCTTTGATGATGACCTCTCTAAAGTGCCCACGATGGCTCTGACAGTTGGAGTTGGTACAGTCATGGATGCCCGAGAG GTTATGATTCTGATTACAGGAGCCCATAAAGCCCTCGCTTTGCACAAAGCTATTGAGGAAGGTGTAAACCACATGTGGACAGTTTCAGCTTTTCAGCAGCATCCCCGTACTCTCTTTGTATGTGATGATGATGCCACTCTGGAGCTTAAAATGAAAACTGTGAAGTACTTTCAAG GTCTGATGCTTGTTCATAACAAGCTTGTGGATCCACTATACAGTATGAAAGAAACAGGAGCAGAAACAAACCACACTGAGAAACCATACAGTGACTAA
- the GNPDA1 gene encoding glucosamine-6-phosphate deaminase 1 isoform X2: MDEYVGLPRDHPESYHSFMWKNFFQHIDISPENTHILDGNAADLQAECDAFERKIKAAGGIELFVGGIGPDGHIAFNEPGSSLASRTRVKTLAMDTILANARFFDDDLSKVPTMALTVGVGTVMDAREVMILITGAHKALALHKAIEEGVNHMWTVSAFQQHPRTLFVCDDDATLELKMKTVKYFQGLMLVHNKLVDPLYSMKETGAETNHTEKPYSD; the protein is encoded by the exons ATGGATGAATATGTGG GCCTTCCGAGGGATCACCCAGAAAGCTACCATTCCTTTATGTGGAAAAACTTCTTCCAGCACATTGACATCTCTCCCGAAAACACGCATATTCTCGATGGGAATGCAGCTGACCTGCAGGCAGAGTGTGATGCTTTTGAGAGAAAAATCAAGGCCGCCGGAGGAATAGAGCTCTTTGTTGGAG GTATTGGTCCAGATGGTCACATTGCTTTCAATGAGCCAGGGTCAAGCCTTGCATCCAGAACACGAGTGAAGACCTTGGCTATGGACACGATATTGGCTAATGCCAGATTCTTTGATGATGACCTCTCTAAAGTGCCCACGATGGCTCTGACAGTTGGAGTTGGTACAGTCATGGATGCCCGAGAG GTTATGATTCTGATTACAGGAGCCCATAAAGCCCTCGCTTTGCACAAAGCTATTGAGGAAGGTGTAAACCACATGTGGACAGTTTCAGCTTTTCAGCAGCATCCCCGTACTCTCTTTGTATGTGATGATGATGCCACTCTGGAGCTTAAAATGAAAACTGTGAAGTACTTTCAAG GTCTGATGCTTGTTCATAACAAGCTTGTGGATCCACTATACAGTATGAAAGAAACAGGAGCAGAAACAAACCACACTGAGAAACCATACAGTGACTAA
- the GNPDA1 gene encoding glucosamine-6-phosphate deaminase 1 isoform X3, whose amino-acid sequence MWKNFFQHIDISPENTHILDGNAADLQAECDAFERKIKAAGGIELFVGGIGPDGHIAFNEPGSSLASRTRVKTLAMDTILANARFFDDDLSKVPTMALTVGVGTVMDAREVMILITGAHKALALHKAIEEGVNHMWTVSAFQQHPRTLFVCDDDATLELKMKTVKYFQGLMLVHNKLVDPLYSMKETGAETNHTEKPYSD is encoded by the exons ATGTGGAAAAACTTCTTCCAGCACATTGACATCTCTCCCGAAAACACGCATATTCTCGATGGGAATGCAGCTGACCTGCAGGCAGAGTGTGATGCTTTTGAGAGAAAAATCAAGGCCGCCGGAGGAATAGAGCTCTTTGTTGGAG GTATTGGTCCAGATGGTCACATTGCTTTCAATGAGCCAGGGTCAAGCCTTGCATCCAGAACACGAGTGAAGACCTTGGCTATGGACACGATATTGGCTAATGCCAGATTCTTTGATGATGACCTCTCTAAAGTGCCCACGATGGCTCTGACAGTTGGAGTTGGTACAGTCATGGATGCCCGAGAG GTTATGATTCTGATTACAGGAGCCCATAAAGCCCTCGCTTTGCACAAAGCTATTGAGGAAGGTGTAAACCACATGTGGACAGTTTCAGCTTTTCAGCAGCATCCCCGTACTCTCTTTGTATGTGATGATGATGCCACTCTGGAGCTTAAAATGAAAACTGTGAAGTACTTTCAAG GTCTGATGCTTGTTCATAACAAGCTTGTGGATCCACTATACAGTATGAAAGAAACAGGAGCAGAAACAAACCACACTGAGAAACCATACAGTGACTAA